Proteins co-encoded in one Novipirellula artificiosorum genomic window:
- a CDS encoding polymorphic toxin-type HINT domain-containing protein, producing MFNFAMGSARIDQVVLGCRVALIVALATIPALAVELKSVDDPLRNTLNAEADGKLIDRTASESDLDQAKDPVAARWHAGQVYVDGTWVNMCELSQQRLTRASAKYAEQRGDGELDADGHRRLAMWAETHGLESQAHAHWQNVLAAVPNDRIARSRLGYQRVNGEWLTKQEIRQAEQLFLERQRQTRVWLPRMKTWANSLLGTNAKRKMEAIESIQAIDDPSAIDAIKLAALQLPSDAALPFVDSIKSLRSRQACDALAQIAIADPGSKRGQAAIDGLKQYRMEFYVPPMIQSLSTNIQLQHQVFTRPTGEQVLRTVKSRELQDLQQVEVVDKVMLGTNVTVFQTTTRRSGLAASVYRPNAMGPIAREVVQRDSQREIQRIKGETEQLNSTRSIEDGRILNVLQALSGDDNGQSPQAWWSWWDRYNEQITYGEKPVAYRYKEDRSETPYINETVVNVRQSCECLIAGTKVQTEFGPRAIETIRCGDLVPSQDVETGELTLKPVLRTTIRPPAKTLRFVTKGGSIEATLGHYWWVAGEGWLRTKELQVGMMLHHATGTTRIKAIEDVAEPAETYNLVVADFHTYFVGAERILSNDATELSPTLQVVPGLPAMLASTDAGR from the coding sequence ATGTTTAACTTCGCCATGGGCTCCGCACGTATCGATCAAGTCGTCTTAGGATGCAGGGTGGCGTTGATCGTTGCGCTGGCGACGATTCCGGCCTTGGCGGTCGAGTTGAAATCGGTCGATGACCCTCTGCGAAACACGCTGAACGCGGAAGCCGACGGCAAGTTGATCGATCGGACTGCGTCGGAATCGGATCTCGACCAAGCCAAGGATCCGGTCGCAGCCCGCTGGCATGCCGGTCAAGTCTACGTTGACGGGACGTGGGTCAACATGTGCGAGCTGAGCCAGCAGCGATTGACTCGCGCGTCCGCGAAGTATGCTGAGCAGCGTGGTGATGGAGAGCTTGATGCCGATGGACATCGCCGCTTGGCGATGTGGGCTGAAACGCATGGTTTGGAATCACAGGCCCATGCACATTGGCAGAATGTCTTGGCCGCGGTTCCCAATGATCGCATCGCGCGATCACGACTCGGTTACCAACGGGTCAACGGCGAGTGGTTGACCAAACAGGAAATCCGCCAAGCCGAACAGCTTTTTCTCGAACGACAAAGGCAGACGCGAGTATGGCTGCCGAGAATGAAGACTTGGGCGAATTCACTTTTGGGTACCAACGCGAAACGCAAAATGGAAGCGATCGAATCGATCCAGGCCATCGACGATCCATCCGCTATCGATGCAATTAAACTGGCGGCACTGCAATTACCAAGCGATGCCGCACTGCCCTTTGTTGATTCCATCAAGAGCCTACGTAGTCGCCAAGCATGCGATGCGCTGGCACAGATCGCCATTGCCGACCCGGGATCGAAACGAGGGCAAGCAGCGATTGACGGTTTGAAGCAGTATCGAATGGAGTTTTACGTTCCACCGATGATTCAATCGTTATCAACCAACATCCAACTGCAGCATCAAGTCTTCACTCGTCCCACTGGTGAACAGGTCCTGCGGACGGTGAAATCGCGAGAGCTGCAAGATTTGCAGCAGGTCGAGGTGGTCGATAAGGTAATGCTTGGAACGAATGTGACCGTGTTTCAAACGACCACAAGAAGATCCGGCTTGGCAGCGAGCGTCTACCGGCCGAACGCAATGGGGCCGATCGCTCGCGAGGTGGTTCAGCGAGATAGCCAACGAGAAATTCAACGGATCAAAGGCGAAACCGAACAATTGAATTCAACTCGATCGATTGAGGATGGACGGATTCTCAACGTGCTGCAGGCGCTCTCTGGAGACGACAACGGCCAATCGCCTCAGGCGTGGTGGAGTTGGTGGGATCGCTACAACGAGCAAATCACTTATGGGGAAAAACCGGTCGCTTACCGATACAAGGAAGACCGCAGCGAGACCCCCTACATCAACGAAACCGTCGTCAATGTGCGCCAATCCTGCGAATGCTTGATTGCGGGGACGAAAGTACAAACGGAGTTTGGGCCCAGGGCCATCGAAACGATTCGCTGTGGGGATTTGGTGCCGTCGCAAGACGTTGAAACCGGTGAATTGACGCTCAAGCCGGTTCTTCGAACGACGATTCGGCCGCCGGCAAAAACGTTGCGGTTTGTGACCAAGGGAGGGTCGATCGAAGCGACACTCGGCCATTACTGGTGGGTTGCCGGTGAAGGTTGGCTGCGTACGAAGGAGCTGCAAGTTGGGATGATGTTGCATCATGCGACTGGGACGACACGGATCAAGGCGATCGAAGACGTCGCCGAACCGGCCGAGACATACAACTTGGTCGTCGCCGACTTCCACACCTACTTTGTCGGCGCCGAGCGGATTCTCAGTAACGACGCTACCGAGTTGAGCCCGACCTTGCAGGTGGTTCCCGGCTTGCCCGCGATGTTGGCGTCCACCGACGCTGGTCGATGA
- a CDS encoding polymorphic toxin-type HINT domain-containing protein, with amino-acid sequence MFTLATRWASVNQVSFGVGAAVFFAPLLSQAWSAESTSIDDPVRAALEAEAEGRLIDRTLLASEIGTVQDPESARWHAGQVCVDGVWLKIDQLSEARITPVLERYRQQRGEEVLDADGHRRVAAWADLNGLKTHADAHWQGALAENPNDRIVRSRLGYERVGDEWLTKQEIRQAEVLRKDRARQTRAWIPKMKAWANSLLGTDAKRKIKTIEAIGSVDDPSAIDALQLTALQLPGEVASPFVDAIRGIRCNQSCNALAEIAIADPGSKRGRAAIEGLKDYRMEFYVPKLIRSLSSDIRLRYQVFSRPNGDEILRLVKSRDLQNVNQIEVIDRVVQAKRVPLVRFSEHTGQAQGPGRRRVIFQASFGNPVAGDIARQDAMQELERARLWNESNNLMKPTAETRTLDVLQAVVSEEVGETAADWWGWWDRYNERVRSGDKPYEVRYDEDRQNTVYTQPFIARVWRSHSCLTAGTRVQTEFGAKPIETIQAGDLVLSQDVRTGELALKPVLATTHRPTAKTLRFVTAGGPIETTLGHYWWVAGKGWLRSKELTDGMVLHHATGTTQIEAIEASKPAESYNLVVADFHTYFVGPERILSYDVTDLSPTLQVVPGLPVDLAAN; translated from the coding sequence ATGTTCACGTTAGCAACTCGTTGGGCGAGCGTCAATCAAGTCAGCTTTGGAGTTGGGGCAGCAGTCTTTTTCGCCCCCCTCTTGTCCCAGGCCTGGTCGGCCGAATCCACCTCGATCGATGACCCGGTAAGGGCCGCACTGGAAGCCGAGGCGGAAGGCCGATTGATCGACCGGACCCTGCTGGCATCGGAAATTGGCACCGTTCAGGATCCTGAATCCGCTCGCTGGCACGCGGGCCAGGTCTGCGTCGATGGCGTTTGGCTCAAGATCGACCAATTGAGCGAAGCTCGGATCACGCCAGTGTTGGAGCGTTATCGCCAGCAGCGAGGTGAGGAGGTCCTGGATGCCGATGGACATCGTCGTGTTGCCGCCTGGGCCGACTTGAACGGACTGAAGACGCATGCCGATGCGCACTGGCAAGGCGCATTGGCCGAAAATCCGAATGATCGAATCGTTCGGTCGCGTTTGGGGTACGAGCGAGTCGGTGACGAGTGGTTGACCAAGCAGGAGATCCGCCAAGCCGAAGTACTTCGAAAAGATCGCGCCAGGCAAACGAGGGCTTGGATCCCGAAGATGAAAGCTTGGGCGAATTCCCTTTTGGGCACCGATGCAAAACGCAAAATCAAGACGATCGAAGCGATTGGCAGCGTCGACGATCCGTCAGCAATCGATGCCTTGCAATTGACGGCACTACAACTTCCCGGCGAGGTGGCGTCACCGTTTGTTGACGCGATTCGAGGCATCCGCTGCAACCAGTCGTGCAATGCTTTGGCTGAGATCGCCATTGCTGATCCGGGATCGAAACGTGGGCGGGCAGCAATAGAAGGACTGAAGGACTATCGAATGGAGTTTTACGTTCCGAAACTGATTCGCTCGTTGTCGAGCGACATTCGACTTCGGTACCAAGTGTTTTCACGCCCGAATGGCGATGAGATTTTGCGTCTGGTCAAATCGCGGGATCTTCAAAATGTCAATCAGATCGAGGTGATTGATCGAGTGGTTCAGGCAAAGCGTGTGCCGCTGGTGCGGTTCAGCGAACATACTGGGCAAGCACAAGGTCCAGGTCGCCGGCGGGTCATCTTCCAAGCCAGCTTTGGCAACCCTGTAGCTGGCGACATTGCTAGGCAGGATGCGATGCAGGAGCTTGAGCGGGCCAGACTGTGGAACGAGAGCAACAACTTGATGAAACCTACCGCGGAGACGCGAACCCTTGACGTGTTGCAAGCAGTTGTTTCGGAGGAGGTTGGTGAAACGGCAGCGGATTGGTGGGGCTGGTGGGATCGCTACAATGAACGCGTTCGGAGTGGCGATAAACCATACGAGGTTCGCTATGACGAGGATCGACAGAATACCGTCTACACGCAGCCATTTATCGCACGCGTATGGAGGTCGCATTCGTGCTTGACCGCGGGAACGAGGGTTCAAACCGAATTTGGCGCCAAGCCGATCGAGACGATCCAGGCGGGTGATCTGGTTTTGTCGCAAGACGTTCGAACGGGGGAATTGGCCCTGAAACCGGTGCTCGCAACGACGCATCGCCCAACGGCAAAGACGCTACGATTCGTCACCGCGGGAGGACCAATCGAAACAACCCTCGGGCACTACTGGTGGGTCGCCGGCAAAGGATGGTTGCGTTCGAAAGAGCTGACGGACGGTATGGTGCTTCATCATGCAACCGGAACGACCCAGATCGAAGCGATCGAAGCATCGAAGCCGGCCGAGAGCTACAACTTGGTTGTCGCCGACTTCCACACCTACTTCGTCGGCCCCGAGCGGATTCTCAGTTACGATGTAACCGATCTAAGTCCGACCCTGCAAGTCGTGCCCGGTTTGCCAGTGGATTTGGCGGCGAATTGA
- a CDS encoding glutamate ligase domain-containing protein produces the protein MRHAVQASSSSYTPSSYSAADSKTTGGSTSLRRVFPQAKFFAGEDVHFESIAEDVESAEAGQLVVYRIGQDNPTELIAAAMARGVAGILTEQILPCPVTQCIVGDVNLAMADLQSRLLDRPDRKVLTVGVYGSAGKTTTSLLVAQLLRSIGLRTAYQTDLGESDGIVQSTSSRDLPVAGELVQWLGEASDAGARTAVIELSDDAAKCGYYDSIEFDLLLITGSPVAENDFGPSGLQSVLDRVTAAGVVITSADQPHMLRMLQDQECRRFTYGVRKPADVTAKLIEQECGMSTLMVTHESVSAAMETTLCGAAMAANHAAATAVGILLNQPLEEIVEHLSGLRSVPGRMQVLSSFESADVIVDSARTPEQVAATLRAARAMKQPGGRLWCVMAIDPESDPVQLALLGGHAERFTDQPIVTCVKQSKDHFLRASHAVLDGVKKCALMRLVADQKRAIEWAISESSARDCVVILGGVDRGHAQDQRSQIERLTQWVESSRKQDKIESKVRVEGAPKILPFVSKS, from the coding sequence ATGCGCCACGCAGTGCAAGCTTCATCGAGCAGCTACACCCCCTCTTCTTACTCCGCTGCTGACTCCAAAACGACAGGTGGATCGACTTCCCTTCGTCGTGTTTTCCCGCAAGCCAAGTTTTTCGCTGGCGAGGACGTTCATTTTGAATCGATTGCGGAGGATGTCGAATCGGCGGAAGCGGGCCAGTTGGTTGTCTATCGGATCGGCCAAGACAACCCAACCGAACTGATCGCTGCAGCGATGGCTCGCGGTGTTGCAGGCATTTTGACCGAACAGATCTTGCCTTGCCCCGTGACGCAATGCATCGTCGGCGATGTCAACCTTGCGATGGCCGATTTGCAGTCGCGGCTTCTCGATCGTCCCGATCGCAAAGTGCTGACCGTCGGAGTTTATGGGTCGGCTGGGAAAACAACGACTTCGTTGTTGGTTGCGCAACTGCTTCGTTCCATTGGGTTGCGTACTGCCTACCAGACCGACCTTGGCGAAAGCGACGGCATCGTTCAGTCGACGTCCTCTCGCGATCTTCCCGTGGCTGGCGAGTTGGTCCAATGGTTGGGGGAAGCCAGCGACGCAGGAGCCCGAACGGCCGTGATCGAGTTGTCCGACGATGCGGCCAAGTGTGGCTACTACGATTCCATCGAATTCGATCTGCTGCTGATCACAGGATCCCCGGTCGCCGAAAATGACTTCGGTCCCTCGGGGTTACAGTCGGTTTTGGATCGCGTGACCGCGGCGGGCGTGGTCATCACATCCGCGGACCAGCCCCACATGCTGCGGATGCTTCAAGATCAAGAATGCCGACGATTCACCTACGGCGTTCGTAAACCAGCCGACGTCACGGCGAAATTGATCGAGCAAGAATGTGGGATGTCCACCTTGATGGTGACACATGAATCGGTCAGCGCGGCGATGGAAACGACACTTTGTGGTGCAGCCATGGCGGCGAACCACGCAGCGGCCACCGCGGTTGGCATCCTATTGAACCAACCTCTTGAGGAAATTGTCGAGCATTTGAGCGGACTGAGATCCGTTCCTGGTCGCATGCAAGTACTCAGTTCGTTCGAGTCCGCCGACGTGATTGTTGACTCCGCTCGAACCCCCGAGCAAGTTGCCGCGACACTAAGAGCGGCTCGAGCGATGAAGCAACCGGGCGGGCGTTTGTGGTGCGTGATGGCGATCGATCCTGAATCCGATCCCGTTCAACTGGCCCTTTTGGGCGGCCATGCTGAGCGATTTACCGACCAACCGATCGTGACTTGCGTCAAACAAAGCAAAGATCACTTCCTGCGAGCCTCTCACGCTGTGCTCGATGGCGTGAAGAAATGTGCCTTGATGCGATTGGTTGCCGATCAAAAGCGAGCGATTGAGTGGGCCATCAGCGAATCGTCCGCTCGCGACTGCGTTGTCATCCTCGGAGGGGTCGACCGCGGTCACGCTCAAGACCAGCGATCCCAAATCGAACGGTTGACGCAGTGGGTCGAATCTTCGCGAAAGCAGGACAAGATCGAATCGAAGGTCCGTGTCGAAGGGGCTCCCAAGATCCTGCCGTTTGTCAGCAAGTCATGA
- a CDS encoding tetratricopeptide repeat protein, with translation MGCLCFILTFCLCYCTSIGFSDDPILEGQTPVVDEVTTKIPNDTPRVNGATDRPTDEVEVKRETVSAIESIHRELAEHSQRKQLLQREFERIRSNFVETDRDMESVRKESLRKQISMAFFQQRLSMNWSTLEREIDQLRANRPMGYFDPLRGAASRSLLDRQTRAFDITLDQNSVIATDLELSHLSVASQLIVRRRTQAFQDAAAWQRNSLVWLDERPMFFVRYWRFTDPNRIWTQAECEAMLSTFPTETEPDDYPAVIARALLEERLGYTDAALKSISKVLDNQTPLHFVALATRGIIYASSDEPTKARKDILAAYNADSENPYIRFLRARYHTLAAEWRLAETELNALLRFPDLELDSRRMLSVIYALGADRAPAYAFKAKQHAKLANGLSSESPWYGHLMMALALSVSDAPNEAIFYGQKSAYLASDEQKALADSITDTIRAGEPLSWDFNRK, from the coding sequence GTGGGATGTCTCTGTTTTATCCTCACGTTCTGCCTGTGCTACTGCACGTCAATCGGCTTTTCGGACGACCCCATCTTGGAAGGTCAGACGCCGGTCGTGGATGAAGTCACCACAAAGATTCCGAACGACACTCCTAGAGTGAACGGAGCGACCGACCGACCAACGGACGAAGTCGAGGTCAAACGTGAAACCGTTAGCGCAATTGAATCGATTCACCGCGAGCTTGCCGAGCATAGCCAGCGGAAGCAACTGCTACAAAGAGAATTTGAACGCATTCGATCCAACTTTGTCGAAACCGACCGTGACATGGAATCGGTTCGGAAGGAATCGCTTCGGAAGCAAATTAGCATGGCGTTCTTCCAGCAAAGGCTGTCCATGAATTGGTCGACTTTGGAACGTGAAATCGATCAATTAAGAGCGAATAGACCAATGGGATATTTTGACCCATTACGTGGCGCGGCATCGAGATCGCTGCTTGACCGACAAACACGAGCATTTGACATCACCTTGGACCAGAACAGTGTGATCGCAACGGATCTCGAACTCTCACACCTTAGCGTAGCGTCGCAATTGATCGTGCGCCGTCGTACGCAGGCGTTCCAAGATGCTGCCGCTTGGCAACGCAATTCCCTTGTTTGGTTAGACGAACGCCCGATGTTTTTTGTTCGTTATTGGCGGTTTACCGATCCAAATCGGATCTGGACACAAGCCGAGTGCGAAGCAATGTTGTCGACCTTTCCAACCGAAACCGAACCGGATGATTATCCGGCCGTCATTGCGAGGGCTTTGCTCGAAGAACGATTGGGGTATACCGATGCGGCACTGAAATCGATCAGCAAGGTGCTCGACAACCAGACGCCCTTGCACTTCGTTGCCTTGGCAACTCGCGGCATCATTTACGCGTCGAGCGACGAGCCCACCAAGGCACGCAAGGATATTTTGGCGGCCTACAATGCCGACAGCGAGAACCCCTACATTCGCTTCTTGCGAGCGAGGTATCACACACTGGCAGCAGAATGGCGATTGGCCGAAACGGAACTGAACGCGCTGCTCCGATTCCCCGACTTGGAACTCGATTCCCGCAGGATGTTGTCGGTGATCTACGCACTCGGAGCCGATCGGGCGCCCGCGTACGCCTTCAAGGCCAAACAACACGCAAAACTTGCCAACGGTTTGAGCAGCGAATCGCCGTGGTATGGTCACTTGATGATGGCGTTGGCCTTAAGCGTCTCGGACGCACCCAACGAGGCAATCTTTTACGGCCAAAAATCGGCCTACTTGGCCAGTGATGAGCAAAAGGCCTTGGCCGATTCGATCACCGACACCATTCGTGCGGGTGAACCGCTCTCTTGGGATTTCAATCGCAAGTGA
- the der gene encoding ribosome biogenesis GTPase Der, giving the protein MPVPRVAIVGRPNVGKSSLFNWIARRRLAIVDDFEGVTRDRMTTLIEANDRFFELIDTGGMGVEDADNLTADVRHQIEMALSVADVIILVVDAQQGVMPLDEEVSERLRSIQRPVILVANKADQSHQDVLAEDFQRLGRGRLVCVSTTQNRNRDELLELIVDRLPEQTDDEETGDPQMKIAIVGRRNVGKSTFVNTLAEDDRMIVSEVPGTTRDSVDVMFQVDDQTFMAIDTPGLRKRKSQRTDLEYYGMHRAQRSVRRADVVLMFFDASETVSKVDKQLMGYVMENHKPVIFVINKWDQYHGKVPTDRWVHYIRAQFPTLAYAPIAFITGQTGKNVKTLLNHATMLFKQARERVSTGVLNRVIRAAIDAHPPAMNQNRRPKIYYATQVSTEPPTVVLMCSEPKAFTNDYKRYLINVLRDHLPYGEVPIKMYLHRRHRSGDDDVHSSGQADSK; this is encoded by the coding sequence ATGCCCGTCCCTCGAGTCGCAATAGTCGGTCGCCCTAACGTAGGCAAAAGCAGCCTGTTCAACTGGATCGCGCGTCGGCGTTTGGCCATTGTCGATGATTTCGAAGGGGTCACCCGAGACCGAATGACGACATTGATCGAAGCGAACGACCGGTTTTTTGAACTGATCGACACGGGGGGAATGGGGGTCGAGGACGCAGACAATTTGACCGCCGATGTGCGGCATCAAATTGAAATGGCGCTCAGTGTCGCCGATGTGATCATTTTGGTGGTCGACGCCCAGCAGGGGGTGATGCCGCTCGATGAAGAGGTTTCGGAGAGGCTGCGATCGATTCAGCGACCCGTGATTTTGGTCGCCAACAAGGCGGACCAATCTCACCAGGATGTGTTGGCCGAAGACTTCCAGCGACTCGGCCGTGGCCGATTGGTATGTGTCAGCACGACACAGAACCGGAATCGCGATGAGTTGCTGGAATTGATCGTTGACCGCTTACCGGAACAAACCGACGACGAAGAAACCGGCGATCCCCAGATGAAAATCGCCATTGTTGGACGGCGAAATGTGGGGAAAAGCACCTTCGTCAACACGCTTGCCGAAGATGACCGAATGATTGTCAGCGAGGTCCCCGGGACGACTCGCGACAGCGTGGATGTGATGTTCCAAGTGGACGATCAGACGTTCATGGCGATCGACACGCCAGGGCTCCGCAAACGCAAGAGCCAACGGACCGACCTCGAGTATTATGGGATGCATCGCGCCCAACGGTCGGTTCGCCGAGCCGATGTGGTGTTGATGTTTTTCGACGCCTCCGAAACGGTCAGCAAGGTCGACAAGCAATTGATGGGTTATGTGATGGAAAACCACAAGCCGGTCATCTTCGTGATCAATAAATGGGACCAATATCACGGAAAAGTCCCCACCGACCGCTGGGTTCACTACATTCGGGCCCAATTTCCGACGCTGGCCTACGCGCCGATCGCGTTTATCACGGGGCAAACGGGCAAGAACGTCAAGACACTGCTGAACCATGCCACCATGCTGTTCAAGCAAGCTCGCGAGCGGGTTTCCACCGGAGTACTGAACCGTGTGATCCGCGCTGCCATCGACGCTCATCCTCCCGCGATGAACCAGAACCGCCGACCGAAAATCTATTACGCGACCCAAGTTTCGACCGAGCCGCCGACCGTGGTCTTGATGTGTAGCGAACCGAAAGCGTTCACGAATGATTACAAGCGCTACTTGATCAACGTGCTAAGAGACCATTTACCTTACGGCGAGGTGCCGATCAAAATGTACCTGCATCGCCGGCATCGCAGTGGCGATGATGACGTCCATTCAAGCGGTCAAGCCGACTCGAAATGA
- a CDS encoding uracil-DNA glycosylase, translated as MTAETASPDPEPLDRDAILLQAAAVADHLQRSGVVFVPKPNEQAVAELVSRFEVAKPQVAQPKEPPAASAPSTKNVTTPPPRKPSQSAPSQLAPASKPYAGDPLPIADRVSSLQALAADVAACMQCPELVRCRNRTVFGEGDPAARVAFFGEGPGADEDRSGRPFVGKAGQLLTKMIEACTFRREEVYILNTVKCRPPGNRNPEPTELANCRAYFEKQFEIIRPEYIVCLGAVSSQALLDSKLSVGRLRGKFHAYFDSKVVVTYHPAYLLRNPAAKKAAWDDLQMMLRDAGLRP; from the coding sequence ATGACTGCTGAAACAGCGTCGCCCGATCCCGAACCGCTTGACCGCGATGCGATCCTCTTGCAAGCGGCCGCAGTCGCCGATCACCTGCAGCGATCCGGCGTGGTGTTTGTGCCCAAGCCGAATGAGCAAGCGGTCGCGGAGCTCGTTTCGCGTTTCGAAGTGGCCAAGCCTCAGGTCGCGCAACCGAAAGAGCCGCCCGCGGCATCCGCACCGTCAACGAAAAATGTGACGACACCGCCGCCGAGAAAGCCGTCCCAATCGGCCCCATCGCAGCTCGCCCCTGCATCCAAACCCTATGCAGGCGATCCGCTTCCGATCGCCGATCGCGTGAGTTCTTTGCAAGCCTTGGCCGCCGACGTTGCCGCCTGCATGCAGTGTCCCGAACTGGTCCGCTGCCGAAACCGCACGGTGTTCGGCGAAGGCGACCCAGCGGCACGGGTCGCCTTTTTTGGAGAAGGCCCCGGAGCGGACGAGGACCGCAGCGGGCGTCCGTTCGTCGGCAAGGCAGGCCAGTTGCTGACGAAAATGATCGAAGCCTGCACCTTCCGCCGCGAAGAGGTCTACATCCTCAATACGGTCAAATGCCGTCCCCCGGGAAACCGTAACCCGGAGCCAACCGAATTGGCGAACTGTCGAGCATATTTTGAAAAACAATTCGAGATCATTCGCCCCGAGTACATCGTCTGCCTGGGCGCGGTCAGCAGCCAGGCACTGCTCGATTCGAAACTCTCCGTGGGTCGGCTGCGTGGAAAGTTTCACGCCTATTTTGATTCGAAAGTGGTCGTCACCTATCACCCCGCCTATTTGCTGCGCAACCCAGCAGCCAAGAAAGCAGCCTGGGATGACCTGCAAATGATGCTCCGTGACGCGGGACTGAGGCCGTAA